The proteins below come from a single Effusibacillus pohliae DSM 22757 genomic window:
- a CDS encoding urocanate hydratase encodes MREIRAARGGVLRCKGWRQEGLLRMLENVLENGENPEQLVVYAALGKAARNWESYHAIVDCLKKLEENETLVVQSGKPIGILQTHASAPLVIMANCNLVGKWATSENFYALQEKGLIMWGGLTAGAWQYIGSQGVIQGTYEIFSAIARKHFHGDLSGRFILTAGLGGMGGAQPLAGVMANAAILCVEVDESRIDKRIQVGYLQKKTSSLDEALAWIEEAKAKKQSVSVGLVGNAATIYPKILQRGIIPDIVTDQTSAHDLLYGYIPEGYSMKDVGEARVQCPEKLIADARASIAKEVQAMLAFKRRGAVVFDNGNNIRTQAYQHGVSDAFEIDIFTEAFLRPLFCRAIGPFRWVALSGNPEDIHKIDQFILREFADNEIATNWIRLANQYIPFEGLPARIGWFGHGDRTRLALAVNRMVRDGTLSGPIAFSRDHLDAGAMTHPNIMTERMRDGSDAIADWPLLNAMLNCSSMADLVAIHSGGGGYTGYMTSAGVTVVADGTAAADERLRLSITNDTSLGVMRYADAGYSEALDEVEKKALAYIPLKTD; translated from the coding sequence ATGAGAGAGATCCGGGCAGCTCGAGGAGGTGTCCTCCGTTGTAAAGGTTGGCGGCAAGAAGGATTACTCAGAATGTTGGAAAATGTGTTAGAAAACGGGGAAAATCCCGAGCAGTTGGTCGTCTATGCGGCTTTAGGCAAAGCGGCGAGAAACTGGGAATCCTATCATGCTATCGTCGATTGCCTTAAAAAACTTGAAGAGAATGAAACATTGGTGGTTCAATCCGGAAAACCGATCGGCATCCTGCAAACCCATGCTTCCGCTCCGCTGGTCATTATGGCGAATTGCAACTTGGTGGGCAAATGGGCCACAAGCGAAAACTTTTACGCCTTGCAGGAAAAAGGATTGATTATGTGGGGAGGATTGACTGCAGGCGCCTGGCAATATATCGGTTCCCAAGGCGTCATACAAGGGACCTACGAGATTTTTTCGGCGATTGCCAGGAAACACTTTCACGGTGATTTATCGGGTCGCTTCATTTTAACTGCCGGATTGGGTGGAATGGGAGGGGCCCAACCTCTTGCCGGGGTGATGGCCAATGCAGCCATTCTCTGCGTGGAAGTCGATGAGTCCAGAATCGACAAGCGTATTCAAGTCGGCTATTTACAAAAGAAAACCTCTTCACTGGATGAAGCCCTTGCGTGGATTGAAGAGGCAAAAGCAAAAAAACAAAGCGTGTCGGTCGGATTGGTTGGTAATGCAGCAACGATCTACCCGAAAATTTTGCAACGGGGAATCATTCCGGACATCGTGACAGACCAAACCTCTGCCCATGATTTGCTGTACGGGTATATCCCTGAGGGCTATAGCATGAAGGATGTAGGAGAAGCCCGTGTGCAGTGCCCGGAAAAACTGATAGCTGATGCGAGAGCTTCTATTGCCAAGGAAGTGCAAGCCATGCTGGCTTTCAAGCGGAGGGGAGCCGTTGTGTTTGACAACGGAAACAACATCCGGACACAGGCGTATCAGCATGGGGTGTCTGACGCCTTTGAGATCGACATCTTTACAGAAGCGTTTCTCCGCCCGCTGTTTTGCCGGGCGATTGGTCCGTTTCGCTGGGTCGCATTGTCGGGAAACCCGGAGGACATTCATAAAATTGATCAATTTATTCTGCGAGAGTTTGCGGATAACGAGATTGCTACTAATTGGATACGGTTAGCCAATCAATATATACCGTTTGAAGGCTTGCCAGCTCGGATCGGATGGTTTGGGCATGGTGACCGCACAAGATTGGCGCTTGCCGTCAATCGGATGGTGCGAGACGGAACGCTGTCTGGTCCAATTGCATTTTCCAGAGATCATCTGGATGCAGGCGCGATGACTCATCCGAACATCATGACGGAGCGAATGCGTGACGGAAGCGATGCGATCGCAGATTGGCCTTTGTTAAATGCGATGCTGAATTGTTCTTCTATGGCGGATCTGGTCGCAATCCACTCCGGCGGAGGAGGATATACCGGCTATATGACAAGCGCTGGCGTGACCGTGGTGGCCGATGGTACGGCGGCGGCCGATGAGCGCTTGCGGCTGTCCATCACCAACGACACTTCTCTCGGTGTGATGCGCTATGCGGACGCAGGCTACAGTGAGGCATTGGATGAAGTGGAGAAAAAGGCACTAGCATACATCCCCCTTAAAACGGACTAA
- a CDS encoding DUF917 domain-containing protein, with translation MRELTMDDVKAAVKGGSVYAAGGGGWPDHGLEIGSAAITIGKPKLASVDELPDDAIIVTATAIGAPAGRDWEMRGRDYIRAVELLMENFDGKVVGVMTPQNGMSSTINGWLPAAALDLVVVDATGDMRAHPTGKMGSMGLAARLDFQTIQVVVGGRRDTGSYLELVVKGTPAKTSTILRTASDMSGGFIACARHPLPIHYIRQHAAIGGVSKAIELGKAILEVEYKGPEAVMRAICEKTNGQILACGKVIHNDVMYSGAFDIGKIVLDVSGTPLTLHVMNEYMAVDDAHGKRLTTYPDVITTLSVKTGEPVRVGDIQLGMELAVFSISKKYIPLSSSVRDATVYPEVERALGISIAEYALNPDC, from the coding sequence ATGCGTGAATTAACCATGGATGATGTGAAGGCAGCAGTCAAGGGAGGTTCTGTGTATGCTGCGGGTGGAGGGGGATGGCCGGATCATGGATTGGAAATCGGGAGTGCAGCGATCACAATCGGCAAACCGAAACTGGCGTCTGTCGATGAACTGCCGGATGATGCGATCATCGTGACTGCCACTGCAATTGGGGCACCGGCAGGAAGAGATTGGGAGATGAGAGGGCGCGATTACATCAGGGCTGTCGAGTTATTGATGGAAAATTTTGATGGTAAAGTGGTAGGAGTGATGACGCCGCAAAACGGGATGTCAAGTACCATTAACGGCTGGTTGCCGGCAGCCGCGCTGGATTTGGTGGTTGTGGATGCAACGGGCGATATGCGTGCACATCCGACAGGAAAAATGGGTTCGATGGGACTGGCTGCTCGACTTGACTTTCAAACGATCCAGGTGGTCGTAGGGGGCAGGCGCGACACCGGTTCGTACTTGGAGTTAGTGGTCAAGGGGACTCCGGCCAAAACGTCCACCATTTTACGAACAGCGTCGGATATGTCGGGCGGTTTCATCGCGTGTGCCAGACATCCGCTTCCGATACACTATATCAGGCAGCATGCCGCAATTGGAGGTGTTTCGAAAGCGATTGAGTTGGGAAAGGCGATCCTCGAAGTGGAATACAAAGGTCCCGAAGCGGTGATGCGTGCGATCTGCGAAAAAACGAACGGGCAAATTCTCGCCTGCGGCAAAGTGATCCACAATGATGTTATGTATTCAGGAGCGTTTGATATAGGGAAAATCGTGCTGGATGTTTCCGGAACTCCCCTGACCCTGCACGTAATGAATGAATACATGGCGGTGGACGACGCTCATGGGAAACGTCTTACAACGTATCCGGATGTGATTACCACATTGTCGGTGAAGACAGGTGAACCGGTTCGTGTGGGAGACATTCAGTTGGGAATGGAACTGGCTGTTTTCTCGATCAGCAAAAAATATATTCCGTTGAGCTCCAGCGTACGTGACGCTACCGTATATCCGGAAGTGGAGCGGGCACTTGGGATTTCTATCGCCGAATACGCATTGAACCCGGATTGCTGA
- a CDS encoding ABC transporter permease, producing MELIHQALQYILENQDRFLDAVMVHARLSAFALLVSILLCVPLGIFCAKNPKIETSVMNIVNSLRVVPSLAILVIVLPFLGTGFTPALVALTVLACPPVLINTFLGFRSLSPAVLEVAVGMGMEKHQILTKVEFPLALPFVIAGVRTAAVEVIASATLAAFIGGGGLGTFIVNGLGMYDFSLLLVGAIPVATLAILSEACFAGVERWITMYQRD from the coding sequence ATGGAACTGATACACCAGGCACTGCAATATATTTTGGAAAATCAAGATCGCTTTCTGGACGCGGTGATGGTCCATGCCAGATTGAGCGCGTTTGCTTTGCTTGTCAGTATCTTGCTTTGTGTTCCTTTAGGGATTTTTTGTGCGAAAAATCCAAAAATTGAAACATCTGTGATGAACATTGTCAATTCCTTGCGAGTGGTGCCGAGTTTGGCAATCCTCGTGATCGTGTTGCCGTTTTTGGGCACGGGATTTACCCCGGCGCTGGTGGCGCTCACCGTGCTGGCGTGTCCTCCTGTTTTAATCAACACGTTTCTTGGGTTTCGCAGCCTCAGCCCTGCTGTGTTGGAGGTCGCTGTCGGTATGGGAATGGAGAAACACCAAATTTTAACGAAGGTCGAATTTCCCTTAGCGTTGCCATTCGTCATTGCCGGTGTTCGTACCGCGGCGGTTGAGGTGATCGCCAGCGCTACATTGGCGGCGTTTATTGGGGGAGGGGGGTTGGGTACATTTATTGTCAACGGTCTGGGAATGTACGATTTTTCCTTGTTGTTGGTGGGTGCCATTCCTGTTGCAACATTGGCTATTCTTTCGGAAGCTTGTTTTGCCGGAGTTGAACGCTGGATAACGATGTATCAGCGAGATTAG
- a CDS encoding ABC transporter substrate-binding protein: MYKNVFAKLTVFLMIASMLLTACSSKSEDSGVGPQAKKPTVRIGSKNFTESLILGEMYALALENAGYKVERKLNLGGTLVAHEALRSGDIDMYPEYTGTGLIDILKLPPKSDPQEVYDTVSKNYKEKFNLIWLKPTQANDSQGLVTTKKVAEKYNLYTVSQLAQLAPQLRMAAVPEFEQREDGLKGLKKFYGGFNFKSMKLYDFGVKYRVLLNDEADVTVGFTTDGDLTNPDLVLLQDDKKFWPPYYVAPVVRSDLLQKDPGIEKVLNEVSSKIDSKKMQQLNAEVDIKKREYTEIAKEFLQKEGILK; encoded by the coding sequence ATGTACAAAAATGTTTTTGCCAAGCTTACCGTTTTCCTGATGATTGCCTCCATGCTTCTGACCGCTTGCAGTTCCAAAAGTGAGGATTCGGGAGTGGGCCCACAAGCAAAGAAACCAACAGTGCGAATCGGTTCGAAGAATTTCACTGAGTCGCTGATTTTGGGAGAAATGTACGCGCTGGCCCTGGAAAACGCCGGATACAAAGTCGAGAGAAAACTGAATCTGGGCGGAACATTGGTAGCCCACGAGGCTCTGAGAAGCGGGGATATCGATATGTATCCTGAATATACGGGAACGGGACTGATCGATATCTTGAAGCTGCCTCCAAAATCCGATCCGCAGGAAGTATACGACACGGTTTCCAAAAACTACAAAGAAAAGTTTAACCTGATCTGGCTGAAACCGACCCAGGCGAACGATTCGCAAGGGCTGGTCACAACGAAGAAGGTAGCGGAAAAATACAATTTGTACACCGTATCGCAACTTGCTCAATTGGCGCCTCAGTTGCGAATGGCGGCGGTACCGGAGTTTGAACAACGGGAAGACGGTTTAAAAGGGTTGAAAAAATTTTACGGCGGATTTAATTTCAAGAGTATGAAACTCTACGATTTTGGCGTAAAATACCGCGTTTTGTTGAACGATGAAGCGGATGTTACCGTTGGGTTTACGACAGACGGGGATTTGACCAATCCGGATCTGGTCTTGCTGCAAGATGACAAAAAATTCTGGCCCCCTTACTATGTCGCGCCGGTTGTTCGGTCGGACCTCCTGCAGAAAGATCCGGGAATTGAAAAGGTGTTGAACGAAGTATCCTCCAAGATTGACAGTAAAAAGATGCAACAACTGAATGCCGAAGTGGATATCAAAAAACGTGAATATACGGAAATCGCAAAAGAGTTTCTGCAAAAAGAAGGGATCCTGAAGTAA
- a CDS encoding ABC transporter ATP-binding protein produces MVRYAISFDQVTKTFPKAARPAVYETNLQIEEGSFVTILGASGCGKTTLLKMVNRIYEPSSGRIFVMGKDISKVSVTELRRKIGYVIQQVGLFPHMTVEENIATVPKILKWDEKKIKERIEFLLELVHLPPRDFCKRYPRQLSGGQQQRVGLARAMAGDPAIMLMDEPFGAIDSITRSSLQEEMIHIQKNLHKTILFVTHDVEEAIKLGNKVIVMNEGKIQQYDTPLNIILNPANEFVSRLVHSEDVTQRLSLMKVETVMAPIKGDIHPKEKRVSKDENLKTVLNLILRSEVDSVIVEDDQQTPIGRITLAQLKIQDEAVKCISAS; encoded by the coding sequence GTGGTTCGGTACGCCATTTCGTTCGATCAAGTCACGAAAACATTTCCGAAAGCTGCTCGTCCCGCCGTCTACGAAACCAACTTACAGATTGAGGAAGGCAGCTTTGTCACCATCCTGGGCGCTTCCGGTTGTGGAAAAACGACGCTTTTGAAGATGGTGAACCGTATCTATGAACCTTCCTCCGGCAGGATATTTGTCATGGGGAAAGATATCAGCAAGGTGTCTGTGACCGAATTGCGCCGAAAAATCGGTTATGTGATCCAGCAAGTAGGGTTGTTTCCGCATATGACTGTCGAGGAAAATATCGCGACGGTGCCGAAAATCCTGAAGTGGGACGAGAAAAAGATTAAAGAGCGAATCGAGTTTCTACTTGAACTGGTGCATCTGCCGCCGCGTGACTTTTGCAAACGCTATCCCAGACAATTGTCGGGTGGACAACAGCAACGGGTGGGTTTGGCCAGGGCGATGGCGGGGGATCCGGCCATCATGCTGATGGATGAGCCGTTTGGTGCGATTGACAGCATTACACGCTCCAGCCTGCAGGAGGAAATGATTCACATTCAGAAGAATTTGCACAAAACCATTTTGTTTGTTACCCATGACGTGGAAGAGGCGATCAAACTGGGGAACAAAGTCATCGTCATGAACGAAGGGAAAATCCAACAATATGACACGCCTCTGAATATCATTTTGAATCCGGCAAATGAATTCGTCAGCCGTCTGGTTCATTCGGAAGACGTGACCCAGCGCCTAAGTCTGATGAAAGTCGAGACCGTTATGGCACCGATAAAAGGGGACATCCATCCCAAAGAAAAACGCGTTTCGAAGGATGAAAACTTGAAAACAGTACTTAACTTGATCCTTCGAAGTGAGGTGGATTCGGTAATTGTGGAAGATGACCAGCAAACGCCGATCGGGCGGATCACGTTGGCACAGTTAAAGATTCAGGACGAAGCGGTCAAATGCATATCCGCTTCCTAG
- a CDS encoding ABC transporter permease gives MFDYLIRYHDRILELFVQHVVLTFSSVGIALLFALPLGVILWRIKWLSVPVLSVLGTVYSIPSMALFAILIPLVGLGQKPAIIALVAYSQLILVRNVMVGFQSVDPAVLEAGRGMGLNPFQLFWKIQLPLALPAILGGIRIATISVIGIGTVAAWVNAGGLGVILFEGLYQNSTPKIVWGTLFVSGLAIVLNQLLMWLERRSLLKARGELA, from the coding sequence ATGTTTGACTATCTGATCAGGTATCATGACCGGATTCTCGAATTGTTTGTTCAGCATGTGGTACTCACTTTTTCGTCGGTTGGAATCGCGCTGCTGTTTGCCTTGCCCCTCGGGGTGATTCTCTGGCGGATAAAATGGTTATCGGTACCGGTTCTTTCCGTGTTAGGAACCGTCTATTCGATTCCCAGTATGGCTTTGTTTGCGATCCTGATACCGCTGGTCGGACTTGGACAAAAACCTGCGATTATTGCCTTGGTGGCATACAGCCAACTGATTTTGGTACGGAATGTGATGGTCGGTTTCCAATCGGTTGATCCTGCTGTGCTTGAAGCAGGCAGGGGAATGGGACTCAATCCGTTTCAACTGTTCTGGAAAATTCAACTTCCGCTCGCACTGCCCGCCATCCTCGGAGGAATTCGAATCGCTACCATTTCGGTGATCGGGATCGGAACGGTGGCGGCTTGGGTGAATGCCGGCGGGCTGGGTGTGATCCTGTTTGAAGGATTGTATCAAAACTCCACACCAAAAATTGTCTGGGGCACTCTGTTCGTTTCCGGTTTGGCGATCGTATTGAATCAATTATTGATGTGGCTGGAAAGGCGTTCCTTGTTAAAAGCCAGGGGAGAACTTGCGTAG